A genomic region of Trifolium pratense cultivar HEN17-A07 linkage group LG3, ARS_RC_1.1, whole genome shotgun sequence contains the following coding sequences:
- the LOC123915867 gene encoding uncharacterized protein LOC123915867: MGFSLTVSFGSDIVLRATHNQTSRLINSKLLFCKTQHKNSVGFNLSNQKTNHTAIFVSKQESIEFDERKSPNEVKEEIKQCYELINRIGRGVVYLGSSRMGSGHSHYVQAQELAKEIANLLDCTTWSGAGPGLMDAVTQGALLAEKPVGGFKIGKEAGEWTASNFHPYLPSENYLTCRFFSARKHGLVDAVVRNNSFDKTAVVALPGGIGTLDEVFEMLALIQLERIGSKLPVPFLLMNYDLFYSKLLDFLDVCEDWGTVSKGEVASLWKVCNNNSEALAYLEDFYRTSSGDASQKNETKLHSAHDSPF, translated from the exons ATGGGATTCTCTTTAACAGTTTCATTTGGTTCAGATATTGTGCTCAGAGCCACTCATAATCAAACCAGTAGATTAATCAACTCCAAATTATTATTCTGCAAAACACAACACAAGAACAGCGTTGGTTTCAACCTCTCAAACCAAAAGACCAATCacacagcaatttttgttagcAAGCAAGAATCAATTGAGTTCGATGAGAGAAAGAGCCCAAATGAG GTTAAAGAAGAGATCAAACAATGTTATGAACTCATAAACAGAATAGGAAGAGGAGTTGTATATCTAGGTTCTTCTAGGATGGGCTCGGGCCATTCACATTATGTGCAAGCACAAGAATTGGCTAAAGAG ATAGCAAATCTTTTGGACTGCACTACATGGTCAGGGGCTGGACCAGGACTAATGGACGCTGTTACTCAAGGCGCTTTGCTAGCGGAGAAACCGGTTGGTGGATTCAAGATAGGAAAAGAAGCTGGAGAATGGACAGCATCCAACTTTCATCCATACTTACCATCAGAAAATTACCTTACTTGCAG GTTTTTCTCTGCAAGGAAGCACGGGCTGGTTGATGCTGTAGTGAGGAACAATTCATTCGATAAAACTGCTGTTGTTGCTCTTCCAGGTGGGATTGGTACTCTAGATGAGGTGTTCGAGATGCTGGCATTAATTCAGCTAGAACGGATTGGATCAAAGCTTCCTGTTCCCTTCCTGTTGATGAACTACGATTTGTTTTATTCAAAACTGCTCGACTTTTTAGATGTTTGTGAGGATTGGGGAACTGTCTCTAAAGGAGAGGTTGCATCACTGTGGAAGGTTTGTAACAACAACTCAGAAGCTTTAGCTTACCTGGAAGATTTCTACCGCACTTCTTCCGGTGACGCAAGTCAAAAGAATGAAACTAAATTGCATAGCGCACATGATTCACCCTTTTGA
- the LOC123915177 gene encoding protein MAIN-LIKE 1-like, whose product MEENLPRGRHGKAINAHASARRELAANHPSKRGRRKGPTPGQGTHDAEAGGSHTRGRTRLGQSLVVQDEFDADQFLNACFDYDDLGSPQVSPQVSPQHSPQDEPQDPPQQPPRQQRRKPVRRKPPKCSRNDDEVGFGGGPTDLSLLTEYDKHMAIPIWYADPNDKEILAVNLRCIASGKKVINIQKPSRRTDRWFWDVVEASGLEPLTRTNFSVLDYGLLWAFVERWHTETSSFHIPLGELAITLDDVQCLLHIPIEGKFLNHGKMSRDEAADMVNSFLGVDRNVVMGHFAKMNGLHLKHSDVEDIYSVNHGLADKAVAEGKSAHEIKLYRDRSIRAFLLFLVCCTIFSNKSSYYVDVVYLQYFQDLSAVREWNWGAAALVHLQHYLDDACLVTVNQMAGYMSLLQGWIISHFPGLSVWAQDPIYSEGMPRNAKFVPGAGHREPSSYRNSLDNIQTYDCVFSPYDDHRHVRPLINSCWFSGWLRCGNLKAKHLPERVLRQFKHVQGIPRKPDLSATPGMSLCEIDRVFMEELDLRMIAEEMRGQAVVSAWDHEPGYMTWFYKVSHPVMRPVQAPVSPPRPPNLEVLIEAAEARNDPNMLQVCRGVRDEVERSLREGEAVEGTPVHGTLRRILNLLNPVLTCRRLKRGRGRRYNTRE is encoded by the exons ATGGAAGAAAATCTACCTAGGGGTAGGCATGGAAAGGCAATCAATGCACATGCTTCCGCTCGTAGAGAGCTTGCTGCAAATCATCCGTCCAAACGAGGTCGTCGCAAAGGACCAACTCCGGGGCAAGGTACACATGATGCCGAGGCGGGTGGGTCGCATACACGTGGACGGACACGTCTAGGACAATCATTGGTGGTGCAAGATGAATTTGATGCCGACCAATTTTTAAATGCGTGTTTTGATTATGATGATCTTGGATCACCACAAGTCTCACCACAAGTCTCACCGCAACACTCACCGCAAGATGAACCGCAAGACCCACCGCAACAACCACCTCGACAACAACGGCGCAAACCAGTACGCCGAAAACCACCAAAGTGTTCAcgtaatgatgatgaagtaggTTTTGGAGGAGGACCGACGGATTTGTCCTTGTTAACGGAGTACGATAAGCATATGGCTATTCCGATATGGTATGCAGACCCAAATGACAAAGAG ATTTTAGCGGTAAATTTACGTTGCATCGCCAGcggaaaaaaagttattaatatacaaaaaccGTCGCGCCGCACGGACAGATGGTTTTGGGATGTGGTTGAAGCATCGGGTTTGGAGCCGCTTACCCGGACTAATTTTAGCGTGCTTGACTACGGGCTCCTCTGGGCATTTGTTGAAAGATGGCATACGGAGACGAGTTCATTCCACATTCCATTGGGTGAGCTGGCCATCACATTGGACGATGTCCAGTGTCTGTTGCATATTCCGATCGAGGGAAAGTTTCTGAACCATGGCAAAATGTCAAGGGATGAAGCGGCTGACATGGTTAATTCATTTCTAGGAGTTGATCGGAATGTTGTTATGGGTCATTTTGCCAAAATGAACGGGCTCCATCTGAAGCATTCTGACGTGGAGGATATCTATAGTGTTAACCACGGATTAGCTGATAAAGCTGTTGCTGAAGGTAAGTCGGCGCATGAGATTAAGCTGTATAGGGACAGGTCCATACGGGCTTTCTTGCTATTTTTGGTCTGTTGTACCATATTTAGCAACAAAAGCAGTTACTACGTGGACGTAGTATACCTGCAGTATTTTCAGGATTTGTCGGCTGTCCGTGAATGGAATTGGGGTGCTGCTGCTCTGGTTCATTTGCAACATTATCTGGATGATGCGTGTTTGGTGACAGTGAATCAGATGGCTGGGTACATGTCTTTGCTTCAG GGCTggataatttctcattttccgGGACTTAGCGTGTGGGCGCAGGATCCTATCTATTCTGAGGGCATGCCTCGAAATGCAAAGTTTGTTCCCGGAGCTGGACATAGGGAACCAAGTAGCTATAGAAACAGTTTGGATAATATTCAGACGTATGACTGCGTATTCAGTCCATATGATGATCACCGACACGTCCGCCCTTTGATAAATTCATGCTGGTTTTCTGGATGGTTGAGATGTGGTAATTTGAAAGCAAAGCATTTGCCTGAACGCGTGCTTAGACAATTTAAACATGTTCAAGGCATTCCTAGAAAACCGGATTTGTCTGCGACTCCGGGGATGAGCCTATGTGAGATTGATCGTGTTTTTATGGAGGAGTTGGATTTGAGGATGATTGCTGAAGAGATGAGGGGTCAGGCTGTGGTTAGCGCATGGGACCATGAACCTGGATACATGACATGGTTTTACAAAGTGTCGCATCCAGTTATGCGACCCGTACAAGCTCCGGTGTCACCACCAAGGCCACCTAACTTAGAGGTGTTGATAGAGGCCGCGGAAGCAAGGAATGACCCTAACATGCTTCAGGTATGCCGTGGTGTTAGGGATGAGGTGGAGAGGTCACTTCGCGAAGGTGAGGCGGTGGAAGGAACTCCTGTTCATGGTACTTTGCGGAGGATTTTGAATTTGCTTAACCCTGTTTTGACGTGTCGGCGACTTAAGCGGGGTAGAGGGAGACGGTACAACACTCGAGAGTAG
- the LOC123915178 gene encoding protein MAIN-LIKE 1-like: MTDDKVGRTRRGGASKAHSSARRQAAVNVDKIPSRAKGKAVSTTMDEPRPEDAESQEENEDVEENISEEGEEEGEEGEEGVDEEAEEADEEADEEGDDDGEEEVDEEAEEEMEEEEEAEQPPPEPKKPRKKVTRVTQGRNPPRVKPPPVTCYDGGPSDLSLLPGFGKHVAVPLWKGELQSRYLRVMNNGKKINNFKICPKEYSWFWNVVNASGLETLRRTNYNHTDWGLLTAFAERWHPETGTFHLPIGEMTITLDDVSSLLHIPITGKMLDHNGTSCTKEDGEEMCVEYLNFPISKCKKEFQKMKGAHIGFKALKDLYLDNLKDALKAERLKKPAEDVEFLRECTIRCYLLYLIGATIFTNKSMQYVDVIFLTYLRDLSLVNTWNWGASGLAYLYNYLDAASRPRCGNHGGYNCLFQAWIMAHFKTFGGRFVDERYTHDNPYAARFLPLKGPKFPGQHTWSSGFEESARWSTQFGRCFGGY, encoded by the exons ATGACGGACGACAAAGTTGGCCGAACAAGACGTGGCGGTGCAAGCAAAGCACATAGCTCTGCACGTAGACAGGCTGCGGTCAATGTAGATAAAATTCCAAGTCGAGCTAAAGGGAAAGCAGTTTCAACCACGATGGATGAGCCTCGACCGGAGGATGCAGAATCGCAAGAGGAGAATGAAGACGTGGAAGAAAATATTTCTGAAGAAGGGGAAGAGGAAGGGGAGGAAGGGGAGGAAGGAGTGGATGAGGAAGCGGAGGAAGCGGATGAGGAAGCGGATGAAGAGGGGGATGATGATGGGGAAGAAGAAGTTGATGAGGAAGCGGAAGAGGAAATGGAGGAGGAAGAGGAGGCTGAACAACCACCACCAGAACCTAAAAAACCACGGAAAAAGGTTACACGAGTAACACAAGGAAGGAACCCACCACGAGTTAAACCACCACCAGTTACATGTTATGATGGTGGTCCGTCTGACTTGTCTTTGTTGCCGGGATTTGGAAAACATGTTGCTGTACCGTTGTGGAAAGGAGAG CTCCAATCCCGGTATTTGAGGGTAATGAACAACgggaaaaaaatcaacaatttcaAGATATGTCCGAAAGAGTACTCGTGGTTTTGGAATGTCGTTAATGCGTCCGGACTCGAAACTCTGCGGCGGACAAATTACAATCACACCGATTGGGGTCTGTTGACGGCATTTGCAGAGCGATGGCATCCTGAGACCGGAACTTTCCATCTTCCTATTGGTGAGATGACTATAACCTTGGACGACGTGTCCTCATTGCTTCATATTCCGATTACCGGAAAAATGCTCGACCACAACGGAACGTCATGTACAAAGGAAGATGGTGAAGAGATGTGCGTAGAGTATCTGAACTTCCCTATTAGTAAGTGCAAGAAAGAGTTTCAAAAAATGAAAGGAGCACATATAGGGTTTAAGGCGTTGAAGGATTTGTATCTCGATAATTTGAAGGATGCCTTGAAAGCTGAAAGGTTAAAGAAGCCTGCTGAAGATGTGGAATTCCTCAGGGAATGCACCATTAGATGCTATTTGCTCTACTTGATCGGTGCAACCATTTTCACCAACAAAAGTATGCAGTACGTGGACGTCATTTTTCTTACCTACTTGCGAGACCTCAGTTTAGTTAACACGTGGAATTGGGGTGCTTCTGGGCTGGCATATCTGTACAACTACTTGGATGCTGCAAGCCGCCCGAGATGTGGAAATCATGGTGGTTATAACTGTCTATTTCAG GCCTGGATTATGGCGcatttcaaaacttttggtGGACGTTTTGTTGATGAGAGATACACCCACGACAATCCCTATGCGGCAAGATTTTTGCCTTTAAAAGGACCAAAATTTCCAGGGCAGCATACTTGGTCGAGCGGATTTGAGGAAAGCGCTCGATGGTCAACTCAATTTGGCCGATGCTTTGGTGGTTATTGA
- the LOC123915181 gene encoding uncharacterized protein LOC123915181: protein MDVSLTQRMRSTLAAVYFGDGKPHLFRINDGETFEGLKQQLYQLNRTVNNPNDNRTVSNLLYRKPSIGSDGRVAFTRMAVENNDDVETMFSIFEQYSSTGPIELDATLTRSVEAILACLVGPEDPNRQTK from the coding sequence ATGGATGTCTCACTCACACAACGAATGAGATCTACTCTTGCGGCAGTTTACTTCGGCGATGGAAAACCGCATTTGTTTCGAATCAATGACGGTGAAACGTTCGAAGGTCTGAAACAGCAGCTGTACCAACTGAATCGCACCGTCAACAACCCGAACGACAATAGAACGGTATCAAATCTCCTGTATCGAAAGCCATCAATTGGTTCTGACGGACGCGTTGCTTTCACTCGTATGGCTGTTGAAAACAACGATGATGTTGAAACTATGTTTTCAATCTTCGAGCAGTACTCCTCCACGGGACCTATCGAGCTAGATGCGACACTGACAAGATCAGTTGAAGCCATCCTTGCTTGTCTTGTTGGGCCGGAAGACCCAAATAGGCAAACTAAGTGA
- the LOC123919075 gene encoding PKS-NRPS hybrid synthetase cheA-like — protein MDSTRTKAQNSVTEGEINEVVEVRRPVVLGLFATGIVPAGQPRSPPNVPQPIEIDTSSHFATDREENDRDELIKWARSVSQSLRFAIIVRRSDSGEKRKAQLVLECERSGKYVPAKKKLKSDTSGTRKCECPFRLRGYYNKATKLWRLTVVNGMHNHELDKGLEGHLVAGRLKPQEKDFMDEMTRNAVAPKNILSTLKERDPENKTSAKQVYNARHRYRVKMRASMTEMQHLCKKLDDNKYYYKYRTVVENGVEHLQDIFFAHPRSITLFNSFHTVLMMDSTYKTSKYKMPLFEIVGFTSTEKTFNVAFAWLSNEKEDNFIWALQQLRCLLRRETNLPKVILTDRDLALMNAIPAVFPEAAALVCRFHVKKNVRTKAVELVKVRDGEKVKAADMRERVCLAFEDVLDSSTEAEYTENVMAFRKLCERWPKFVRYVEETILDTDKEKLVSAWVDKHMHMGNHTTNRAESAHGVLKSYLTDGLGDLVKGWESIHRMLGNQFTQVQTEFGQNMSVYGHTYRKKTLYSTLMFKISRRAMRYIHTESKRVEFTGMDSMKCGCLMRTNYGLPCACLIAKKLHHNRPIRLDEVYKHWKIICFQDEEVGGDVEDDYACTAEWQAIQERLRTADVSMKNEIRDQLRKIAYPTTTDVEPPTTNVKSKGAKKKKVVRGTRSTSRDKSRWEHVEEYFTETQASQSSKPSPSIPSHSRPSSSQPTASNPMPTVSEAPLTVSNPLPLTSSSQIFGINHMPKFMHPFIEDIINVDGDGYCGYRAVALAQRGNEDDFELIRCNMSRELRLNKDMYVAIFGCEERYQYICDALLPPPRTRQRTSIRNSVAPMDKWFTLPDMGHIVATILDRVVVQLSILQNGPCETFFPLRSIPSPNPSSRVICLGALPDHYVLVKLKVGCPIPKSNKSWKQYCAKQSLGWEDSFIAAQHRFEEMMSTENVVPIQIVGAGSRETPLVID, from the exons atggattcaacaCGCACCAAAGCACAAAACTCAG TTACGGAAGGCGAAATTAACGAAGTTGTCGAAGTTAGGCGACCTGTTGTGCTTGGCCTTTTTGCAACGGGCATTGTTCCAGCTGGTCAACCAAGAAGTCCTCCTAATGTGCCGCAGCCGATAGAAATTGACACATCGTCTCATTTTGCGACTGATAGGGAAGAGAACGACAGAGATGAGTTGATCAAATGGGCTCGAAGCGTGTCGCAAAGTTTAAGGTTCGCAATTATAGTTAGGCGATCCGATTCGGGCGAGAAGAGAAAGGCTCAATTGGTGTTAGAGTGTGAACGTAGTGGGAAGTATGTTCCAGccaagaagaagttgaaatccGATACCTCCGGAACAAGAAAATGCGAATGTCCTTTCCGACTCCGTGGGTATTACAACAAGGCAACAAAACTATGGCGTTTGACTGTTGTCAACGGTATGCATAACCACGAGTTGGACAAAGGGCTTGAAGGGCATCTCGTGGCGGGGCGTTTGAAACCACAAGAGAAGGATTTTATGGACGAGATGACAAGGAATGCGGTGGCTCCAAAAAACATATTGTCCACATTAAAGGAGAGAGATCCGGAAAACAAGACCTCTGCAAAGCAAGTGTACAACGCTCGTCATAGGTACAGAGTTAAAATGAGGGCGTCCATGACTGAGATGCAACACTTATGCAAGAAGCTTGATGATAACAAGTACTACTACAAGTATCGGACGGTTGTTGAAAATGGAGTAGAACATCTTCAAGATATATTCTTTGCACATCCGAGGTCCATAACTTTATTCAACTCTTTCCATACTGTGCTGATGATGGACTCCACATACAAAACCAGCAAGTACAAAATGCCGCTGTTTGAGATAGTCGGATTCACTTCGACCGAGAAGACATTCAACGTTGCTTTTGCCTGGCTCAGTAACGAAAAGGAAGACAACTTTATATGGGCTCTGCAACAACTACGTTGTTTGTTAAGGCGTGAGACAAATTTGCCGAAGGTTATCTTGACGGATCGAGATTTAGCTTTGATGAATGCTATTCCGGCTGTGTTTCCAGAAGCGGCGGCGTTGGTTTGTCGGTTCCATGTTAAGAAGAATGTGAGGACCAAGGCAGTCGAGCTGGTCAAGGTGAGGGATGGGGAAAAGGTCAAGGCGGCGGACATGAGGGAAAGAGTCTGTTTGGCGTTCGAGGATGTGTTAGATTCGTCTACTGAGGCCGAGTATACTGAAAATGTTATGGCTTTTAGGAAGTTATGTGAGAGGTGGCCAAAATTTGTTCGATACGTTGAAGAGACAATTTTGGACACCGACAAAGAGAAGCTCGTGAGTGCATGGGTGGACAAGCATATGCACATGGGCAACCATACGACAAATAGAGCCGAAAGCGCACACGGTGTTTTGAAAAGTTACTTGACCGACGGTCTCGGTGATTTGGTGAAGGGTTGGGAATCGATCCACAGAATGTTAGGCAATCAATTCACCCAAGTGCAAACTGAATTTGGCCAGAACATGTCTGTGTATGGACACACATACCGGAAGAAAACACTTTACTCGACTTTGATGTTTAAAATCTCTAGACGTGCAATGAGATACATCCACACTGAATCAAAAAGAGTCGAGTTTACTGGTATGGATAGCATGAAGTGTGGTTGTCTGATGAGGACTAACTACGGGCTGCCATGTGCGTGTTTGATTGCCAAGAAACTGCACCACAATAGGCCTATTAGACTCGATGAGGTTTACAAACATTGGAAGATAATTTGTTTCCAAGATGAAGAAGTTGGTGGCGACGTCGAGGACGATTATGCGTGCACGGCAGAGTGGCAAGCAATTCAG gaaCGATTGAGGACAGCTGATGTAAGCATGAAAAATGAGATCCGAGATCAACTCCGCAAGATTGCGTATCCTACAACCACCGATGTGGAGCCTCCGACCACAAATGTAAAATCAAAAGGggctaaaaagaaaaaggtggTCCGTGGAACAAGATCCACCAGCAGAGATAAGTCTCGATGGGAGCATGTTGAAGAATATTTCACGGAGACACAAGCGTCGCAATCGTCAAAGCCGTCTCCGTCAATTCCGTCCCACTCAAGgccatcatcatcacaaccTACCGCATCAAACCCTATGCCTACGGTGTCTGAAGCTCCGCTCACTGTGTCCAACCCATTGCCACTAACCTCATCATCTCAAATTTTTGGAATTAACCACATGCCAAAATTCATGCATCCCTTCATTGAAGATATCATCAACGTGGACGGCGACGGCTATTGTGGTTACCGTGCCGTTGCATTGGCTCAGAGAGGCAACGAAGATGATTTTGAACTGATACGGTGCAACATGAGCAGGGAGTTGCGATTGAATAAGGATATGTATGTTGCTATATTTGGTTGCGAGGAGCGTTACCAATATATCTGTGATGCACTACTCCCACCCCCGAGGACGAGACAACGTACTAGTATTAGGAATAGTGTTGCACCGATGGATAAATGGTTCACGTTGCCGGATATGGGACATATCGTGGCCACCATATTGGATAGAGTAGTTGTTCAGCTCTCCATACTTCAAAATGGGCCTTGTGAAACTTTTTTCCCATTGCGTTCCATTCCGTCACCAAACCCGTCTTCAAGGGTTATTTGCCTTGGCGCGTTACCGGATCACTATGTTTTGGTAAAGCTTAAAGTTGGGTGTCCGATACCCAAATCAAACAAGTCGTGGAAGCAATATTGTGCTAAACAAAGTTTGGGTTGGGAAGATTCATTCATAGCTGCGCAACATAGGTTCGAGGAGATGATGAGCACCGAGAACGTTGTCCCCATCCAAATAGTTGGTGCAGGCAGTAGAGAAACTCCGTTGGTGATTGACTGA
- the LOC123912838 gene encoding disease resistance protein RPM1-like isoform X1: MYPEDYIVQSKRLIRQWIAEGFVKEETGKTLEEVAEGYLTELIHRSLVQVSSIRKDGKAKGCCVHDQIREMILEKFEDLNFCTQISEDGKSSLNGIIRRLSIITTSNNLTQCIESSHVRSLLVITDKESKIFFEVKIPKNFKLLRVLDCNSDSLTSVPENLGNFIHLKYLSLGKSLVIVFGIPKSIAMLRNLETFNIESTRAMLPKEINKLGKLRHLTGMHLYLIELEDGIEEMTSLQTLRNVDLHMEGAEKMITGLGKLKQIRDLGLVNVRRKDGIILSSSINEMQHLERLAVVSRHEKRSYEVIDLNLISLPTKLRKLTLSGILQKFPEWIPKLQNLVQLTLCYSRLTEDPLKSLKSLQNLLFLSIKKSAFEGLCLHFEDGWFQKLKELHVEYSDELRDIIIDKGALSSLKKLCLHGVHRLTNNIPTGIQHLEKLEVLGIYFASYELQNISTDDWNSIQHVPLVDFFNWYGVRILIPRS; encoded by the coding sequence ATGTATCCAGAAGATTACATAGTTCAATCAAAGAGACTGATTCGACAATGGATAGCTGAAGGGTTTGTGAAAGAGGAAACCGGGAAGACTTTGGAAGAAGTTGCAGAAGGATATTTAACAGAGTTGATCCATAGAAGCTTGGTGCAAGTATCTTCAATTAGAAAAGATGGTAAAGCTAAAGGTTGTTGTGTTCATGATCAAATACGTGAGATGATCCTTGAAAAGTTTGAGGATTTAAACTTTTGTACTCAAATTAGTGAAGATGGCAAGTCATCCTTAAATGGAATAATTCGGCGTTTATCAATAATAACCACTTCTAATAATTTAACTCAATGTATTGAAAGCTCACATGTTCGATCACTGCTTGTTATCACAGATAAAgaatcaaaaatattttttgaggttaaaatccctaaaaatttCAAGCTGTTGAGGGTTCTTGATTGTAACTCTGATTCATTGAcgagtgttcctgagaatttAGGAAATTTTATCCACTTGAAGTATTTAAGCTTGGGAAAGTCTTTAGTGATAGTATTTGGAATCCCAAAATCTATTGCAATGCTCCGTAACCTAGAGACCTTCAATATAGAGAGTACAAGAGCTATGTTGCCCAAAGAAATTAATAAACTTGGTAAGCTAAGACATCTTACTGGCATGCACCTGTATTTGATTGAATTAGAGGATGGTATTGAAGAGATGACATCCCTACAAACGCTACGAAATGTTGATTTACATATGGAGGGAGCAGAAAAGATGATTACAGGGTTAGGAAAGCTGAAGCAGATAAGGGATTTGGGGTTGGTTAATGTTCGTAGAAAAGATGGAATCATTCTATCTTCGTCAATCAATGAAATGCAACACTTGGAAAGACTAGCTGTTGTATCAAGACATGAAAAGCGCTCTTATGAAGtcattgatttgaatttgatttcatTGCCAACTAAGCTTCGAAAGCTTACGCTAAGTGGGATTCTACAGAAGTTTCCCGAATGGATTCCAAAGCTTCAAAATCTTGTTCAGTTGACGTTGTGCTACTCCCGTTTAACTGAAGATCCATTGAAATCACTAAAAAGTTTGCAAAACTTGTTGTTCCTCTCGATAAAGAAATCTGCTTTTGAAGGTTTGTGTTTGCATTTTGAAGATGGATGGTTTCAGAAACTAAAGGAACTGCATGTTGAATATTCAGATGAACTGAGAGATATTATTATCGACAAAGGAGCATTGTCTTCTTTGAAAAAGCTGTGTCTACATGGAGTTCATAGACTGACGAATAATATTCCCACCGGTATCCAACACTTGGAGAAGCTTGAAGTTCTTGGTATTTATTTTGCATCGTATGAACTTCAGAACATTTCTACTGATGATTGGAATTCGATTCAGCATGTGCCCCTTGTAGACTTTTTTAACTGGTATGGAGTGCGTATTCTAATCCCAAGGAGTTAG
- the LOC123912838 gene encoding disease resistance protein RPM1-like isoform X2, with protein MAEMAVSFAIDKLLPLLIEEVKLLKGVHNEFAEIKDELESIQAFLKDADRRAAADADNTDEGVKIWVKQLREAAFRIEDIIDNYMMHVEQQPRNPGCAALLNNFSHLFKTLKQRHQIASGIQDIKSLVRGIKERSERYGFQRSLDQGSSNSRGSKNAKWHDPRVAALYIDEADVVGFEAPRKRLIDWMVKGREERTVISVVGMGGQGKTTLAKTVLDNKDVIGHFDFVVWITVSQSYNVEGLLKDMLLKFYKQKGSNPPDSIYKMDRESLTNEVRNYLQQKRYVVVFDDVWNVHFWDDIEFVVIDNKNGSKILITTRNLDVVVSCKKSSFIEVLELQPLTQEQSLELFNKKAFKFDSGGCCLKEISGITIEIVNKCKGLPLAIVAIGGLLSTRVKKGFE; from the coding sequence atgGCAGAAATGGCAGTGTCATTTGCTATTGACAAACTGCTTCCATTGTTAATAGAAGAAGTGAAACTGCTCAAAGGTGTTCACAATGAATTTGCAGAAATTAAGGATGAACTGGAAAGCATCCAAGCCTTCCTTAAGGATGCTGATAGAAGAGCTGCAGCTGATGCAGACAACACTGATGAAGGAGTCAAAATCTGGGTGAAACAGCTTAGGGAAGCAGCTTTTCGGATAGAAGACATCATTGATAACTATATGATGCATGTGGAACAACAGCCTCGTAATCCCGGATGTGCAGCTTTACTCAACAATTTTTCTCACTTGTTCAAAACTTTAAAACAACGCCACCAAATAGCGTCTGGAATTCAAGACATTAAATCATTGGTACGTGGGATCAAGGAAAGAAGTGAAAGATACGGTTTCCAACGTTCTTTGGATCAAGGATCGAGCAATTCTAGAGGAAGCAAAAATGCCAAATGGCACGACCCTCGAGTGGCTGCTCTTTACATTGATGAAGCCGATGTTGTGGGCTTTGAAGCGCCTAGAAAAAGATTGATTGATTGGATGGTAAAGGGAAGAGAAGAGCGCACTGTCATTTCTGTGGTAGGAATGGGCGGGCAAGGTAAAACAACTCTAGCAAAGACAGTTCTTGACAACAAGGATGTCATTGGTCACTTTGATTTTGTTGTATGGATCACGGTGTCTCAATCATACAATGTTGAAGGGTTGTTGAAGGACATGTTGCTAAAGTTTTACAAACAAAAAGGCAGCAATCCTCCTGATAGTATTTATAAAATGGATCGAGAGTCATTGACAAATGAAGTGAGAAACTACTTGCAGCAAAAGAGGTACGTTGTCGTGTTTGATGATGTTTGGAATGTGCATTTTTGGGATGATATTGAATTTGTTGTAAttgataataaaaatggaaGTAAGATTTTGATAACAACAAGGAACCTAGATGTTGTGGTATCTTGTAAAAAATCTTCTTTCATTGAGGTCCTTGAGTTGCAGCCTTTAACTCAAGAACAATCATTGGAGTTGTTCAATAAGAAGGCATTCAAATTTGACTCCGGTGGATGTTGTCTGAAAGAGATCAGTGGTATAACTATTGAGATTGTTAATAAATGCAAGGGTTTACCACTTGCAATTGTGGCCATTGGGGGTCTTTTGTCTACAAGAGTGAAAAAGGGGTTTGAGTGA